CTGAACGCGCAGCTCGCGCAGTTCGCGTCCTCGGGCGCGCCGGGCATGACGCCGGCGCCGGGGGCGTCGCCGGGCTCGGAGACGGGCGGGGCGGCGTCGGCAGAGGAGTTCTACGCGCTGGGCGTGCAGAAGCTGGGTGAGGGTGCGTACGCGACGGCGCGCGCGGCATTCGGCCAGGTGATCCGGGAGTACCCGAACGACCCGCGGGCGGCGGACGCGCAGTACCAGGTCGCGGAGTCGTACTACGCCGAGCAGCAGTTCGGCGAGGCGCTGTCGGCGCTGGAGCTGGTGGCGCGGCAGTGGCCGAGCGCCGCGCGGGCGGCCGGCGCGCTGTACCGTGCGGGCGTGATCGCGGAGGAGATGGGCAATCGGGATCGCGCGCGTGAGTACTACCAGGACGTGATGCAGCGCTACCCCGACTCGGACGAGGCCCGGCAGGCGCGGACGCGGCTGCGCGAGATCTCGTGACAGGCTGACATGCGCTGCCCCTACTGCAACGGCCTGGAGGACAGGGTCGTCGACTCGCGCACGAGTCAGGAGGGGCGCGCGGTCCGACGGCGGCGCGAGTGCGTGAACTGCGGGCGTCGCTTCACGACGTACGAGTACATCGAGGAGCGGCGGCTGCAGGTCGTGAAGCGCGACGGCTCCTCGCAGCCCTATGACCGGCACAAGATCCTCGAGGCGATCCGCGTCGCGGCGACCAAGCGGCCGATCAGCAGCAGCGAGATCGAGGCGCTGGTCGACGACATCGAGGACGCCATCGCGCGTTCGGGTCGCGACGACATCGCCAGCCGCCAGATCGGTGAGCTGATCATGGACCGGCTCAAGGCGGTCGACAACGTCGCGTACGTCCGGTTCGCCTCCGTGTACCGGAACTTCCAGGATCTGGAGGAGTTCTACGAGGAGTTGCGCGACCTGTCCGCGCGGCGCGCGCGCGCAGCCGCGAGCGAGGGACAGGCCGAACTGCCGCTGTAGCACCAATGGCCGCTCTCCTGGACCGTCAGCGTCGCCCCGCCGGCAGCCCGACCGGGGAAATGCCGTTTCTCGATCACCTCGAGGAATTGCGCTGGCGCATCCTGTGGTCGCTCCTCGCCCTGATCGTCGGCTCCGGCATCGGCATCTGGCTCGTCATGAAGTACAACGTGCTGACGCTGCTGATCGAGCCGATTCAGCCGTACCTCGAGTCCGGCAAGCTGATGTACCTGAGCCCCTCCGACCCCTTCTTCCTGACACTGCGGCTCGGGCTGACCGCCGGCTTCCTGCTCGCCTCACCGATCGTGCTCTACCAGGTCTGGGCGTTCGTGTCGCCGGCACTGCTGCCGCAGGAGAAGAAGGCGATCGTGCCCGCGCTGTACCTCGGGCTCGTGCTGTTCGCGTTCGGCGTCGTGCTGGCGTACGTGTTCGCCCTGCCGATGACGCTCAAGTTCTTCATGACCAACTTCCAGACCGAGGCACTGCAGGCGAACATCATCGCGCCGACGTACCTGGGCCTGGTCGTGAAGCTGCTGCTCGCGTTCGGCGCGATCTTCGAGCTGCCGGTCGTCGTGCTGGTGCTCTCCGCGATGGGCCTGGTCACGTCGAAGTTCCTGCGTGAAAAGCGCCGCTACGCCCTGGCCGGCCTCACCATCATGGCCGCGATGATCTCGCCCGGCGACGCGATCACGGTCACGCTGCTGATGATGGTGCCGTTGATCCTGCTGTACGAGATGAGCATCGGCCTGGCGCACATGGTGGAGAAGCAGCGCGAGCGTTCGCAGGACTCGGCGGCGGCGGAGGCGGTGTGAGTCGCGGCCGCAGGTTCTTATTTTTCACCGCTGAGGCGCGGAGGGCGCGGAGGGCCCACCAGGGCTCCGGTGATGCCTCGGTATTGCGGTGCTGGTTGCATTCTTTTCTCGTGGGGATCCCGGCGGAGATCGCTCCGACCTTGATTCGAACCACCGTTCGTCGCCGCGGCAATCGTCGAACTGTTAGACAGTTTCCCCTCGGCGTCCTCCGCGCCTCAGCGGTGAAACTGCCGTTCATCGGCCTGATCTTCACACTCGCGGTTCCTGCAACCACCGCCGCCCAGCAGCCGGACACCACGACGCAGTCCAGAGCCATCGAGCGGCTGCGGCAGCGCGCGCCGCTGATCGCGCGGGACACGACGCCGGTCGATACGCTGGCGCAGGACTCGCTCGCGCCGCCGCCGCCGCAGCGGGTGGAGCTGGTCAGTGATACGGGCGGGGCGGGGCGCCGGCAGGCGGGCGGGTGGACGTCGCAGGACTCGATTGCGCGGGAGTTCATGCGCCTGTCGGGTTACGTGGCGACGGAGTACACGGCGCCGTTTGCACGCTATGACGCGGACTCGGCGCGGCTGCGGCTGGAGGGGGAGAGCAGTGTCGCGCGGGAGGGGCAGGTCCTCAACGCGGACACGTCGATCGTCTACTACGAGGACACGGGCTTCGCGTGCGGGTTCGGCGAGCCGACGCTCACGGGCGAGGGGCTGGACGCGCCGCTGGCGAGCGACTCGCTGTGCTACGACATCACCGGTGGTGTCGGTCGCGCGTACGGTCTCGCGACGAGCGTGACGGAGCAGGCGACCTGGTTCGTGCGCGGCGACTGCTGGACCGTCACCGAGGGCGGGCAGCTCTACTGTCACGACACGATCTTCACCGACTGCGACGTCGAGGAGCCACACCCGCACTACCATTTCCGCGCGAACAACGTCAAGATCCAGCGCGGCAACGTGCTGGTCGCGCGCGACGTGACGCTGCACTTCGCCGACGTGCCGGTGTTCTGGCTGCCCGTCATGATGCAGAGCC
This genomic interval from Longimicrobiales bacterium contains the following:
- the ybgF gene encoding tol-pal system protein YbgF → MKARYFTLPVVALVLSACATKSDVQTLRRDMGAMQQRQDQAIQQLMQQNQQVLDTLRNAMDLQRDAAGMTSHRFQQLETSLARMEEIVGQTIQYITQLNAQLAQFASSGAPGMTPAPGASPGSETGGAASAEEFYALGVQKLGEGAYATARAAFGQVIREYPNDPRAADAQYQVAESYYAEQQFGEALSALELVARQWPSAARAAGALYRAGVIAEEMGNRDRAREYYQDVMQRYPDSDEARQARTRLREIS
- the nrdR gene encoding transcriptional regulator NrdR, with product MRCPYCNGLEDRVVDSRTSQEGRAVRRRRECVNCGRRFTTYEYIEERRLQVVKRDGSSQPYDRHKILEAIRVAATKRPISSSEIEALVDDIEDAIARSGRDDIASRQIGELIMDRLKAVDNVAYVRFASVYRNFQDLEEFYEELRDLSARRARAAASEGQAELPL
- the tatC gene encoding twin-arginine translocase subunit TatC, with product MAALLDRQRRPAGSPTGEMPFLDHLEELRWRILWSLLALIVGSGIGIWLVMKYNVLTLLIEPIQPYLESGKLMYLSPSDPFFLTLRLGLTAGFLLASPIVLYQVWAFVSPALLPQEKKAIVPALYLGLVLFAFGVVLAYVFALPMTLKFFMTNFQTEALQANIIAPTYLGLVVKLLLAFGAIFELPVVVLVLSAMGLVTSKFLREKRRYALAGLTIMAAMISPGDAITVTLLMMVPLILLYEMSIGLAHMVEKQRERSQDSAAAEAV